The region aaaagaaaaaaaaaaaacctaaaagtCCTAGAATTCAACACATCTTCAGTTGTAGAGAACATGTCCTTGGATCTGCTAACGCCTTGTTCTTGTACGCCCTTGGATAGTGGAGACTTGCACTTGAGATCTACATTTTTATGCAAGAGTAAATCTTCACTTTAACCTGATGTTTGTATATGTAGAGGAAGAGTGAAGGTGTGTAGAGGAAGAGTGAAGGTGACGACCCGTAAAGCGACTCTGTGCTGTTATTGTACTGCTGCCGCCCGTCGTCTTCTATCTTGTGTCGACGACTTTGTCACAGTAGAGTTGACTTTTCAATGATCTAGGGACCTGGTCCTTCATGTGGAGGAAATTGGTCCCTATCTGGAGGAACCTGGTCCCTCATCTGTTCTTAAACGGGCTGCAATAACTCTGCTGCTATGCTGCTACACTACTGCAATATCAGTAGCTTTTTAGCTGTTCAGTTGACCAAGCAATAGCTGGGGACCTGATCCCATCTGGTCCCTCTGAGGACGTATCTGGTCCTTCATATATGAACATATCCTGCTGGGAACCTGATCTCATCTGGTCCCTCTGAACACGTATCTGGTCCTTCATCTATGAACATATCCTGCAGCTTGTGTAGTGACTTATTGCATCTGATTCTTCAAGGAGCATGTCAACATAGCCATACATGAGATATCAAGAGGAGGCCAAATGCAACAAGTGAACCTGATCATATCTGATTTCCTaaggtttgtcaaatcatcaaaacataaggtatcataactcatcaaatAGGCTCGTACGACCTTATCCTTAAGTTATAAGGAGATAGGAAATCAAGTCTCATGGATGAATTCTAACCATTAGACCAGAGCGTGATTAACGACCCTCAAGGCCTTCGGGTCATGGTGTTGTATAGGATTGTTCTCAGCTCTAACCATAGGTGCTGGGATGGTCTAATAGCTGTCTGATAGACTCTTCAAACTCTTTGAAGTTTGGAATTTGCACAAACTTAATTACCTAgatattgaaaagaaaagaagaacttttaagaaaaagaagagatgaTTTTTCTGTGTGTGTAAGAAATTCACCAAGAAGTTTGATTTATATGGGCTAAAAATCTGAAAGGTTCAAAGAGAATTTATTAGTCATTAACTCAGCCATTAAAGAGGACTTAATGATCATTAACTTGGCCATTTAAACCAGCCAGTAAATCAACCATTAAAGGGAATTGAAGGACCATTACTCAGTGTGTTACATAATTGAATTGAAATGAATGAGTATGTTCATATCCTTGTAATGTACagtcaaatctctctataattgtcattcgttatCACAGCATTTCACTATAACGACCTGATTTTCTCCGAAACCAATTTTCCATGTTatatttacttctctataacagcattctACCTGTAACAACAGTGACATTCATTATAACGGCACACTCTTTGTAAAACTACCTCTCTATAACGTACCAaactcaaatattgtgtaataatgTTTTGTCagaaatattttatgtataaaaataaaatattaaaatatttatggtaatcaTTATTAGTGTCATGCAcatagtaaatttcaagtacgaatatctagaaggaaaaaaatatttcacatAGTAATTCTCatttgctgaaagtttggacaaaattcttcgtTAATTCGAGCGTTATATTATCACCAAGCGATTGGAATTTACGAAACAATCtacaattgtagaattcttacatcaaacttgaaatatttgaattctcaattaatttatAACGCGtatgttccttagattttaattctttattcgtatggtacaactagttatgaatttattaatcttttcaattttaattaataagtTATGTAAAtcaattgaaatttaaaattaacaagtatataTTGTTATCGTGTATAACATAAAaggtacataaaaataattgtttgcgtacttttatttataacagctaaatgagatctaaacatcaaatgcaggtatacatatatataacaaagaCCTTCACTATAACGATCATGAAATTTTCGACAAACGTCgcttatagagaggtttgaatGTATCTATATTCTTTTCATTAGACAAAAAACAATATTAAATCCTACAACTGAAATACTTCACAAAATTGAAAGCCCTCCTCACCTGAAATACTTCACAAAATTAAAAGCCCTCCTTATAACTAATATCCAAAGCTCCACACAACTGTATAACGGAACACGCCGTCTCTTTCAACCTCCAAACAAAAATCCCCAGGGCTTACTAGAATCCTCAGCAACCCATTAAGAAAAAactaaatgaaaagaaaaaaaaaatcccaatatTTTCTTAGCCacaagcaaaaaaagaaaagagtgaatGGCTATTAATGTCCCAAATTTCTTGTAATATTGAGCCATGCAACCTCTTTAAAGAAACTACATGgtgtaaaaatgatttttttaaccTTATAGAGATTGCAATAAAAGTTTATAACACCAATGCATGGTAAAGAATTATGGTAGCCATGAATATTCAGTTTGACACTacggattttcaagaaaagttaTCTTCTTGTTTCAGACCTTGGCAACGTTCTTTCCAGTTTTGGGTTCGTGCAGTAGATATATATACTGGTTATAAGGTactctcttcatttttctcaagTTTCTTAAATGAACTATGATCTAAAGCAAGTCATagatttctaaatataaaaatgtatcattatttttttgacagactaaaaaggaaggTGTATCagataaattgggacaaagggagtaaaCAATAGTAATGAATGAATaagttttttattatttgaagaATTTAGGATAGATATCACACTGCAAAattatactccttccgtcccaatttaggCAGCACAGTTgaaatttcgagagtcaatcaAGTTTTTCTTTGACCGGAATTTTTTTATATGCCTTTAAATATACtaagttgttaattattttgatttatagtattttttacgtagtctcaaatatataaatattactagtattttaaaaaacttaaagcTTCTATGTCCGAATTCACAGCCAATGCTTAGAAGTTTGAATCTCAAAATTCCAACTGTGTCAGATAAATTAGGACAGAAAGAGTATTAAGTAGTTAAATTCTACAAATTAGATGGTCTAATTTCACAATTATGACCTCTAACATTAATGTAGAAGAGTTAGTTTGAGAATGGACtgttctatttattttttataatcttTTTCTCTCTTAGTGATATGGACGAGTCATTTGGAGGTTCATTGTCTTATTGAAGTATATTATGCATTTTAATTGCTCTTTATTAGGTGTTTCAATTAAGAGTTGGCTTTGAAAAAAATGTGCAAAAACAAGAAGCAATGTGGGAGAGGCAGCATGAGTTTGCAGCtgagaaaatatataatatgtgcTCTGACCTTGGTGGGTTCTTCCTAAAGGTATTCAATAATCTGTAGCTAACTTCCCATTTTTTATTTGCTAATGTACAACTGATTCAATCTCGAAAGAATATTGTTGTTTATAttacaaggaaagaaagaaaaaaataaaaaatgaaaggctGTTGCTTTCCTCCTTTGTAAGTACTagtatttcttaaggggtgctCCCAAGCTTAAAACACCATATAATATGGACCGGAGGGAGTAGCATTTAGTGGTTTGATTTAATAAATTTGGTAAAGTTTATATGGTTAATGCATATTGGAGTATGTGCAGTAGACTGTGCTGCATCATGTACTACTGTATTAATTTATCTTCCTTATGAGGTTTATGTAAAGGTCAAGCTCTCTAGCAGATAGAAATTGCTTCAATATTACTGGATGATCAGAGGGTTTAAGTTTTGCCTCCACTGTTATATGGTTCATATTATCGATTCTTTCATTTTCGGCTCCTCGGCCAAACTTAATTATGGGTGCTAGCCAAattatacaaaacctatacactgattatgtatgttatatgtatattcataattaaatatacaaaacctatacatttgctggctattTTGTAAATTAGATCACCGAAAGCCATTGGACTGTAATTATCTCACTTGGAATATGGTTTGAGAGTGAGATTTGATTAAGCAGATGGATGGTAATATTAGGTTGCTCAAATCATTGGGAAGCCAGACTTGGCCCCAGCTGCATGGGTGAGACGGTTAGTTACTCTCTGTGATCAAGCACCTGCTACGCCATATAATGTCATCAAGGCTGTACTGGAGAAGGAATTGAGTCAAAACGTTGATGCATTGTTTGAAAGATTTGATGTCGATCCTCTAGGTTCTGCTTCTATTGCGCAGGTAACTGCTTAGTTTGATCTAAAGCATGACTACAGTCATTGTCGAGCAACTGATGGACATTTATTTGAAGGGACTTTATGTTAATAATGTTGTTCCAAAGGTGTTAAAAATATTGACCTTGCAGCTAGTATATACATCTGGATTTGTTGAAGTGTGTGGCTACCAcatttaaaagcttaagttgttagagaggagacacatttatttatttttattaggtCTGCAACACATTCACTCAAGCTCGGGCCAACTCTTTTTTCTTGGGCCAAAACATTGAAATTATTTTCTGCTAATAGGTGGTGGAACATATTAGGCACATAATAGACACATACAGGGCCCTGGCGAAAGCATCGCCACTTACATCTTAAGCAGATTAAAGGaggattttcatttttctcatgGCAAGGGCATCTCGAATCCATGAGGAAAAGACAGATTTATCTGATTTTGAGGACCCTCTATAGATGGGCAAGAGAAAGTGCTTAAGATACACTGAACGATTTTTTCAATCTTAGTTGTGGCTGATATGTTATCATGGCTAACAATCTCTAGTTCATTCTTAATTTCTATGGCTTATGTAGGGCCTAAGCCCTATCCGAATAACAGCAGTAGCTTTAACGTAAACCAGTGTTATACTTGTCTTTAAAGGCCACATGATTTGAACATGTAACTATGTAAGACAGTTTAATAGCCAAATAAAACACTAAGTGTAATAACGTTGAGCTATACTCTAGTGATACACAGAATAAAAACTACTCTTCTCCTAAGTTTTCTAACTTGTGTTTTCTGTACTTGGAATTAGGTTCATAGAGCGAAGCTCAAAGGTGACAAAAAAGATATTGTTGTCAAGGTAAGAGAAATTGACTCATCGCTTTGCAGCTTTCTTGCGATTATAAGGTTCTAAAATCATTGTCTTGCTCAAGGTGCAACACCCTGgggtccaagaattgatgatgaCCGATATCCACAACTTGCAAGCTTTTGCACTATACCTGCAGAAGATGGATATAAAATTTGATCTATACTCTTTGACAAAGGAAATGGAGAAACAGGTGCGTAAAATTTCTGTATATGCGGCTTATAATTTGTAACATCAAACTGTAAGTTTTCGGTAAAGCCGCTGAAAGTAGATGCAAGGATGCTTTCCAGAGTTGGGACATTTTCTTTAACATTAGTTACAACACATTGAGTAAAAATATTGTGCTAATTTCCATTTAAGTAAAATAACGTATAGGTTTCTGTTTCTTACTTTCTCATCATCTGGGCACATTTTTTAATAGATTTAAGGCCTTTAGATTTCTTTGAACCATGCTCTCAACTTTTTATGGTGGAAAATGATATTTTGCGATGCTTAAATGTAAATTGATTGACATAATGAGTCAATGGTCAGAGTTGAGCAACAATAAATAACAATGCCAGGCCTTCCAGTACACTATTTATCAAGGTAAAAGATATTGTTTCTTCAATGAAACCATTCTCTTCCCAGTTTTATCACTTATTGCTTGCCATATATTAGCAGTTTTGTGTTTTTTCCCCTAGAGGCAAGCCAAAATAGGCGGAAGGAAATGTGGCTGTGTTGCATTGCGAATATTTTCTGACACCTGGAACCTTCCTACTTCATTCCCTGGATAAAAACACCAATTCTCTCTCTTCTAAGCTAACCCTTAAAGAAAAGATGGCTCTTCGTAGCCATTGTAGATTTCTGTTCATCTAAAAATTGAGGAAGTACTTCGGTACAGTAGTTTTAAATAGTTGGATGGTGCATTATGATCTGCACTAATGGTCAGAACGTGAATTAATTCGTTGAAATCTGTTGTTTGTCACAAATGTGCTTAAAGTCAACTCCTCTCATTTGTTTGCTCATGTCGCTAAATGCATCTTGGTATTTGCCTTTTCAACTAGATTAGTACAACAATTTTTTTGCTTGTGCTTTTGCTTTAACAAACTGATTCCACTTTTCCATATTAGATTGGATACGAATTCAACTTTTTGAGAGAGGCTGATGCAATGGATAGAATTCGGCGTTTTCTCTACGAAAGTAACAAAAAGTCCCCAGTTATAGTTCCACGGGTGATTCGAGATATTGTTACAAGGTGAGCTGCTGCTGAACATTTGACAAGTTGATGTTTTTATATCTAAATATTGGTAGACTTTGATCCTCAACGGGCATTTGAATGTCTTGATGTTATGAGGTGGATCAAGAGATTGTTGAAAACTGAATTTGCATAAGATGCTTCGCTGTTCTTTGTTCACAATCTTTCATGTCCTTTTGTTCTTACTGTCACAAGGTTAATATGTTATCTCAAGCCATTGTGAAACTTCCAATGACTGTGCCATCTCACATCTTGTTTGCTTTCATCATTCCAACAACTTATAGATGTAAGCTAGGTTCATTAACTTTTCAATCAGTTTATTTCTATTCTCAGTTGGATCTATGAACTTTCCAGCTGGCATTGtaactttcttttcaaataTCTTGTTAATCCGTTCTttccttaattttttaaaaggagGGTCCTAGTGATGGAATATATTGATGGAACCCCGATTCTGAAGTTGGGAGATGAAATGGCAAAGAGAGGCATAAGCCCAGATGGTAAAGTTGCAGCAATAGCAAGGCAGTAAGAACCTAGATTTCTCAGAGTGAAGTTATCTTTCAAGTCCATTTCGCACAAGTCTTATTTGGTTTACCGTTTATTACAATATTATGCTCCCGCCATTGTGTTACTGTGCACTCcacatcttttctcttttcaattTTATCTTGGTCACTGTCTCTTTTGTATATTTGTTATCCCTGCTAAATTAAACTGATAACCTTGGCAATAGAAGAAGCAATATCTAACTTACAAATTCTAGGGCTTGCAATTGAAACCGATTGAGAAATATAATACAGAAAATTAAGCAGATAAAGATATGTGTCGAGTGAAACTAACCTGAGTGGTCACTCAACATATAGTAATTGGCCACCaacttatattttgaagtttATCTTATTAGAGATGAGATTCTTCGAAATCTCTCCTCTCCACCTGAAGTAACAAAATTTATGATGATCGCAAGCCTTCTTCTTGGTGATTACGTCACTTATCTCATGAAAGATTCCCGGAGATGAGACTCTGCTTGATTTCTTCTCTCCACCTTAAGAAGTTTTATGGATGTCTCACCACCTACCTATTTAAGAACATAATGTACATCCTAAAAGGCTACATAGTTTGAGATTTTTGCCGTACTAAAATGTTTCAACACGCAACCTTTCTTGACCATTTGAAGTCTCAGCTTTTGCCATGTTAACTGTTGCAACTTCTCTGTAAAAGAGTTCCCTTTTTGTTCAGTGATGCTTCATAATGCTGAACTCTGTTATTCCTTTTCGAAGATTTCCTAAAATAGATTTCCTAAAATTGAGAAGTCCTTATTCTCTTAATATGACTCTTTTCAGTTAATTTATGTTTACATAAATTCTCTATCTCCATACTGTCATTTCTATTTATAAAGTTAGTAGTTTCCAATTTTTCATAGTCTCCTTTCAACCTCATCATTTTAATCGTGAGAATATGGTAAACTGGGGTACTGTTCTCTTATTTATTCCTTGTGGATGCAGGAACATTCTTAAAAGTTTGTCCTTAGCTTATGGACGAATGATACTCAAGAGTGGTTTCTTTCATGCAGATCCTCATCCAGGCAATATTCTGATCTGCAGAGGTGCTGAGGCAAGTAtgcatcttttctttttcttctttcaaagtCAGGTTCTCGGTGATCATATAAAATTTTACTTGTTCAGAGTTCTGACAAGGATTATGCCATTCTTTTCTTATTAAGGTTGCTTTGCTGGACTATGGACAAGTTAAGGATCTTCCACAAAATCTCAGGCTCGGATATGCTAATCTTGTTCTTGCTATTGCTGACAGTGATGCTACAAGGGCTGGAGAAAGCTTTAAGTGAGGAATTTACCCACAACTCTCTTGTTATAAGTTCAAGATCAGTTTGCTTCCTGACGAAACAAAATGATGCAAAATAGTAATGAACTCAAAAgctccaaatcacaaatcagattttttttttagtctgggACTAAATTAGAGTTGTTGCAATAATTACATTCTTTTAATACTGATATGTTTCCAGCTTTTGAACATCTCTCACTTTGAATTAAAGGGAGCTTGGCATAGACACCCTGAGCAAATGTGAGGATGAGCAGAAAGAAATGCTTAAATTGGCACAAGGGATGTTTGATACAAATTTACCACCTGGTGTAAAGACGCTGCAACCTTTCTCGGAAGAATCTTCGGTTAAAAAAATTGCAGTTGAGGTACGCAGAACTTGTGCTCGCAACTTCTAGTATTTACCAATTCcgatgtaaataatttttagcaAGGGTTGCATTTACCATTAAAGAATCTAATGATCTATCCCCACATGATACTTGTACACATTAGGTCCACCAGTTTGATTAGTGACGGATATTTAAGACGAGTTGACGCACCTTTATTTTGATAACCCCTAACTAAAGAAATTGAACTTGTGGTAATAAGGAACTGGAGAAGTAGTGAAGAGAGTACAGAGAGGAGTTTCTCTTTTAGGGAGTCCAAAAGGGGGTTCTTCTTATGCAATTTTCTTTTTACCACTTGATTTTTCCATTTACAGTTAATAACTTGCTTAGGATGGCATTGGGAGGATGAATTGAATTTGAATAACAAACCTCAGCAGAATAATATTCATCGCTGCCCTCTACTTGAACATAAATACCTGAAATTCCTATTTATTCGGAGCTTCAGGCTCAAAGGAATGGATGTCTCAGAAAAAGATTACGTTGGCTTAAACGATCCTCTGGCACGAAGTTATAATATAATGCACAAATTGTTATAAGGAGATGTAAATTGAAAAAACTGAGCTGTTTGGTTCAGCATTTGCTGGTTGGAGAATATCGTGATCAATTGAGATAGAAGGCCACAGCGTTCGCGGTCATGCAAATAAATTTAGACCGACTGCTAATCTATTGTTGCAATAGACTGATCTGTATTCCTAAGTCTTCAAACATCTAAATCAATATATTAACTTCTTTCACATTTTGCACCTGCACTTAATATCCAGCTACACGAATCCTTATACTAGATGATTCTTATAGCTTCTAGAACAAATTCTGTGGAAAGACTGCtaaaatattgaagttgaaGCCATAGCTAATTGACATGTTCTTACGGCTATCATGGTTAATCTTCAAAGAACACAATACAATAAATACTAAGAGTACTCAAAAGACATTCTTGTACATGTTTACACTTCCATGCTATACATAGGCTAGATATGCTACTAATGTATTCCTCAATCTTTATTATAATGGAGAAATGTTTAGCCAAGAATCTTGAAAGAGGAAAATCTTTTGACATTGGTCAGAAAAGGCccaataaagaagaaaaaaaggaaggcCGCATCACATCGTGTTGAAATTGGAAGTCTTTCACTTAAGATGCAAATGCCATAATGTCCAACCACCATGAAAGTGACTCTGGATCATTTGGAATTTCAGTCTCTTATAATTTGTGAAAAAGCGACTCAATTAGGTCCCGTAAAATCTAGATTTTAGATTGTGGATTAAAAGTGACCTATGTTCTCTTGCATTATGCTCCACAAATGATAAGGTGGATATGATCTCATACTCTATCTGCATGGCCTTCACTGGCCTTTCCTATTTTATGATTAATTGCCTAAAATGTACTCTTAGAAAATATGAGTAGCAGGGTCAAAATGTGAACACAATTCTTTTTGATGTTAGGCTTTTCCAGAAGAACTTTTCTCTGTTCTTCGAACTCTGCAATTACTGAGAGGGCTTAGTGTTGGTATGGGAATAAGTCATTCGTGCGCTGAACAGTGGAGACCTATTGCTGAGGAAGCTTTGTACAATGCTGGCAGATTGACAGGTTAGTCCCTAATACGATATCTCATTTTTTGTCCAATTAATTAAGTCAATATACCGCTGGGCAATAAAATATATAAGGTGTTTtcagtatgaaggaaaatgttttctatgGAACATGTGTTCTTGGAAAAtcttttccaagaaaatatgtggtttcttacttatttttttgtgttcgGTACGTAAGcgaaaattattattatcctaaaaacatttgtatataatctagacaaatactaCGGGAGATGGGGGTGGAAGGGATGGGGACTACCGGCACGGGGGTGAGGGTGAAGATGAGGTGTGTTGGGAGGGTGGGGAGGACacaaataatgtgaaatgccacttgtggaatttgttttccctactttcaccagggaagtcattttcctcattcttaaggaacttgttttcctagaaaaaatgttttccaaaacttTTGACCAAccggaaaaattggaagaaatgttttcctccataccggaCCCCGCCATAGTCTTCATTTTTGTGccttgttattgttgttatttaaTCTTTTCTTCTGCTGCTAACTGGGAAAGGGGTATGTAATTATATGCGGTTGAGTATTTGAGTATTAATATGGTTACGAAGTGCAATCTTATTTGATTAATCATTTGCAGTATACAGCTCTGATGATGAATCCCGTCGTTATACATATTATCCAATGGTGTGCTGTTACGATAAGGTTGATATAATTGTTACTTTTTTGTTTCAGATAAAGATCTGAAGCGATCGCGTAGACATAGAACTAGAAGAAAGACTGGAAAATAACGTTGAGCTAGTCGAGAGGAGCAAGTATGAACCAAATCGGAGATGGTCATGTTGCTAATGTTTTGGAGAAAGAGCTTTTCATtcgttcatttttatttgtagCAGAgcttttcaaaggcaagtgcaATTGATATTATAAAACACTGcatgctttttattttttcttctgcGGCCTTAGAACAATGTCTACACAACAtggctgcctataatcaattgATAATTGCCAAAACAGGTAAAAGAGATACGTTTTGATTGGTCTTGACACACGTCGAAGCATGTcattactttctttttcttaccATAAGGTCCTTTTCTTAATTACAGTGGTGTCCAAGTCAACTTGCAAGTATCTCGactattttaccttgaagtgGTGCAACCTAACATTGATGCAACAAACCTAAGCATTTGCGCTCTATACTACTACATAGAAAGAACACGTGTGCCATTTTGTTACCCCTTTGCTCGACAAAATAGATAGTTTCAGCATGTTGGAAATtcttggggttaaaagtgaagaAAGAGCCTGGCattcattttttcatgaatattTATAGCGGTACCACGCTCTTCTGTGcatgtgaatttatatgtcatcTTCTGGTGTATCTTTAAGTTTTaagaataaaagggaaaagagtAAACTATAGCATTATAAGGGCaatataaa is a window of Lycium ferocissimum isolate CSIRO_LF1 chromosome 12, AGI_CSIRO_Lferr_CH_V1, whole genome shotgun sequence DNA encoding:
- the LOC132040281 gene encoding uncharacterized protein LOC132040281 isoform X3 produces the protein MVAMNIQFDTTDFQEKLSSCFRPWQRSFQFWVRAVDIYTGYKVAQIIGKPDLAPAAWVRRLVTLCDQAPATPYNVIKAVLEKELSQNVDALFERFDVDPLGSASIAQVHRAKLKGDKKDIVVKVQHPGVQELMMTDIHNLQAFALYLQKMDIKFDLYSLTKEMEKQIGYEFNFLREADAMDRIRRFLYESNKKSPVIVPRVIRDIVTRRVLVMEYIDGTPILKLGDEMAKRGISPDGKVAAIARQNILKSLSLAYGRMILKSGFFHADPHPGNILICRGAEVALLDYGQVKDLPQNLRLGYANLVLAIADSDATRAGESFKELGIDTLSKCEDEQKEMLKLAQGMFDTNLPPGVKTLQPFSEESSVKKIAVEAFPEELFSVLRTLQLLRGLSVGMGISHSCAEQWRPIAEEALYNAGRLTDKDLKRSRRHRTRRKTGK
- the LOC132040281 gene encoding uncharacterized protein LOC132040281 isoform X1, whose protein sequence is MVAMNIQFDTTDFQEKLSSCFRPWQRSFQFWVRAVDIYTGYKVFQLRVGFEKNVQKQEAMWERQHEFAAEKIYNMCSDLGGFFLKVAQIIGKPDLAPAAWVRRLVTLCDQAPATPYNVIKAVLEKELSQNVDALFERFDVDPLGSASIAQVHRAKLKGDKKDIVVKVQHPGVQELMMTDIHNLQAFALYLQKMDIKFDLYSLTKEMEKQIGYEFNFLREADAMDRIRRFLYESNKKSPVIVPRVIRDIVTRRVLVMEYIDGTPILKLGDEMAKRGISPDGKVAAIARQNILKSLSLAYGRMILKSGFFHADPHPGNILICRGAEVALLDYGQVKDLPQNLRLGYANLVLAIADSDATRAGESFKELGIDTLSKCEDEQKEMLKLAQGMFDTNLPPGVKTLQPFSEESSVKKIAVEAFPEELFSVLRTLQLLRGLSVGMGISHSCAEQWRPIAEEALYNAGRLTDKDLKRSRRHRTRRKTGK
- the LOC132040281 gene encoding uncharacterized protein LOC132040281 isoform X4 — protein: MVAMNIQFDTTDFQEKLSSCFRPWQRSFQFWVRAVDIYTGYKVFQLRVGFEKNVQKQEAMWERQHEFAAEKIYNMCSDLGGFFLKVAQIIGKPDLAPAAWVRRLVTLCDQAPATPYNVIKAVLEKELSQNVDALFERFDVDPLGSASIAQVHRAKLKGDKKDIVVKVQHPGVQELMMTDIHNLQAFALYLQKMDIKFDLYSLTKEMEKQIGYEFNFLREADAMDRIRRFLYESNKKSPVIVPRVIRDIVTRRVLVMEYIDGTPILKLGDEMAKRGISPDGKVAAIARQNILKSLSLAYGRMILKSGFFHADPHPGNILICRGAEVALLDYGQVKDLPQNLRLGYANLVLAIADSDATRAGESFNF
- the LOC132040281 gene encoding uncharacterized protein LOC132040281 isoform X2 — its product is MVAMNIQFDTTDFQEKLSSCFRPWQRSFQFWVRAVDIYTGYKVFQLRVGFEKNVQKQEAMWERQHEFAAEKIYNMCSDLGGFFLKVAQIIGKPDLAPAAWVRRLVTLCDQAPATPYNVIKAVLEKELSQNVDALFERFDVDPLGSASIAQVHRAKLKGDKKDIVVKVQHPGVQELMMTDIHNLQAFALYLQKMDIKFDLYSLTKEMEKQIGYEFNFLREADAMDRIRRFLYESNKKSPVIVPRVIRDIVTRNILKSLSLAYGRMILKSGFFHADPHPGNILICRGAEVALLDYGQVKDLPQNLRLGYANLVLAIADSDATRAGESFKELGIDTLSKCEDEQKEMLKLAQGMFDTNLPPGVKTLQPFSEESSVKKIAVEAFPEELFSVLRTLQLLRGLSVGMGISHSCAEQWRPIAEEALYNAGRLTDKDLKRSRRHRTRRKTGK